Proteins from a genomic interval of Sphingobacterium sp. SYP-B4668:
- a CDS encoding ferredoxin--NADP reductase: MHKLRISALRQEPNQNISIDFDPVEGTYPAYKAGQFLTLIFTFDEREIRRSYSFKSSPYVDEPLSIAVKRVDNGEISRFLHHKIETGQEISVLEPQGLFVYEPVVDTQRTVFLFAAGIGITPLFSILKTALVAEVQSKVVLVYSNSSPEQTPFLEELDDWQKRYPSRFHIIWVFSNSKNLMKARLNRDFIYDILGEHVSEQQPDTLFFTCGPVIYMDLCRFTLVGMGYPEHQIRRETFLLPENEEDDDDETEKIVDETSYDIFLNFQGQSYPLTIPYNKSILDVGLEHKIKLPYSCKSGMCSTCISQCSKGHVRMDYNEILTDREVDNGRILLCTGHPTEDGTVIDVL, encoded by the coding sequence ATGCACAAGCTTCGTATTTCGGCTTTAAGGCAAGAGCCTAATCAGAATATTTCTATTGATTTCGATCCTGTTGAAGGTACTTATCCTGCCTACAAAGCAGGTCAATTTTTGACGCTCATTTTTACGTTTGATGAACGGGAGATCCGACGATCATATTCCTTTAAAAGCTCGCCATATGTTGATGAACCATTGAGCATTGCAGTAAAACGTGTCGATAATGGGGAGATATCCCGATTTTTGCATCATAAGATAGAAACAGGGCAGGAGATATCGGTGTTGGAGCCTCAGGGGCTTTTTGTATATGAACCTGTTGTTGATACGCAACGGACTGTTTTTCTTTTTGCCGCAGGTATTGGCATTACACCGCTTTTTTCCATATTGAAGACTGCTTTGGTCGCTGAGGTACAATCAAAGGTCGTGTTGGTCTATAGCAACAGTTCTCCTGAGCAAACTCCTTTCTTAGAGGAACTGGATGATTGGCAAAAACGATATCCCTCTAGATTTCATATTATATGGGTATTCTCGAATAGTAAAAACTTGATGAAAGCCAGATTGAATCGGGATTTTATTTATGATATCCTGGGCGAACATGTCTCCGAGCAGCAGCCGGATACTTTATTTTTCACTTGCGGACCAGTGATCTATATGGACCTTTGTAGATTTACACTTGTGGGTATGGGGTATCCAGAACATCAGATTCGACGGGAAACATTCTTATTACCCGAGAATGAAGAGGACGATGATGATGAGACGGAGAAAATCGTTGATGAAACGAGTTACGATATTTTCTTGAATTTCCAAGGTCAGTCTTACCCATTGACTATTCCCTATAATAAATCCATTTTGGATGTTGGTCTTGAGCATAAGATTAAATTGCCGTATTCCTGCAAATCAGGTATGTGTAGTACATGTATTTCACAATGTTCCAAAGGTCATGTACGGATGGATTATAACGAGATATTGACCGATCGAGAAGTAGACAATGGACGTATATTGTTGTGTACAGGTCATCCTACCGAGGACGGAACGGTAATCGATGTGTTATGA
- the gdhA gene encoding NADP-specific glutamate dehydrogenase, producing MSKVYKSFIDYIEKRNPNEPEFLQAVTEVAEDLIPYIEEYQPELLKLKILERLAEPERVVSFRVAWLNDKNEIEVNRGYRVQMNSAIGPYKGGLRFAPNVNLSILKFLAFEQVFKNSLTSLPIGGGKGGSDFNPKGKSDTEIMKFCQSFISELYRHIGAETDVPAGDIGVGEREIGYMFGQYKRLQNNFTGVLTGKGANWGGSYIRPEATGYGLLYFVSCIYDYRNEELKDKIVTISGAGNVAFYAAEKAIQLGAKVVTLSNSQGVLYDEEGITSEKLAFVATIGRDLDKYVSKYPTAKYYEGKNPWEFKCDIALPCATQNELDADDAQLLINNGCTCVAEGANMPSTAEAIKLFHKAKVIFAPGKAANAGGVAVSGLEMSQNSIREQWTKEKVDKKLHGIMNNIHKTCVKYGHDDNHINYLKGANIGGFLKVAKAMIAQGVV from the coding sequence ATGTCGAAAGTATACAAATCATTCATTGATTATATCGAAAAACGTAATCCTAACGAACCAGAATTCCTACAGGCGGTTACCGAAGTCGCTGAGGATTTAATTCCTTATATCGAAGAATATCAACCCGAGCTTTTAAAACTAAAAATCCTTGAACGTCTTGCTGAGCCAGAGCGTGTGGTATCTTTTCGTGTAGCTTGGCTTAACGACAAAAACGAGATTGAGGTAAATCGTGGATATCGTGTACAAATGAATAGTGCCATCGGACCCTATAAAGGAGGTTTACGATTTGCACCCAATGTCAATTTAAGTATCCTCAAGTTTTTGGCATTTGAACAAGTATTTAAAAATAGCCTGACCAGTCTTCCAATTGGAGGTGGTAAAGGTGGTTCTGATTTCAATCCAAAAGGTAAATCTGATACCGAGATCATGAAATTTTGTCAAAGCTTTATCTCGGAGCTCTACCGTCACATTGGAGCAGAGACCGATGTCCCTGCAGGAGATATTGGCGTAGGCGAACGCGAAATTGGATACATGTTTGGACAATACAAACGTCTTCAAAATAATTTCACTGGAGTATTGACCGGAAAAGGTGCCAACTGGGGAGGTTCATACATCCGTCCAGAAGCCACAGGCTATGGATTACTATACTTTGTATCCTGTATATACGACTATCGCAACGAAGAATTAAAAGATAAGATTGTGACCATCTCAGGTGCAGGAAACGTTGCTTTCTATGCGGCTGAAAAAGCAATCCAACTAGGTGCAAAAGTAGTCACGCTTTCCAACAGTCAGGGTGTCTTATATGATGAAGAAGGCATTACCTCAGAAAAATTAGCGTTTGTAGCTACTATAGGTCGTGATTTGGATAAATATGTTTCCAAATATCCAACTGCAAAATACTACGAAGGCAAAAATCCTTGGGAATTCAAATGTGACATCGCTTTACCTTGCGCCACTCAAAATGAATTGGATGCCGATGATGCACAACTACTTATCAACAACGGATGTACATGTGTCGCAGAAGGTGCTAACATGCCTTCCACTGCTGAAGCCATCAAGCTATTCCACAAAGCCAAAGTCATTTTTGCCCCAGGAAAAGCAGCCAATGCTGGCGGTGTAGCCGTTTCAGGTTTAGAAATGTCACAAAACTCTATCCGAGAGCAATGGACCAAAGAAAAAGTAGACAAGAAATTACATGGCATCATGAATAACATCCATAAGACCTGCGTCAAATACGGACACGATGATAACCATATCAATTACCTAAAAGGAGCAAATATTGGTGGCTTTCTGAAAGTTGCCAAAGCTATGATTGCACAGGGAGTTGTCTAG
- a CDS encoding inositol-3-phosphate synthase, protein MENQVKQANGKLGILIPGLGAVATTLIAGVASINKGLSQPIGSVSQLSRIRLGKRTEDRNPLIKDFVPLAKLEDIVFGGWDVYEDNVYEAASKAQVLEQSQLDQVKDTLVAIKPMKAVFDKEFVKNLDGTHIKTESTRRELADAARRDIREFKEQNGLDRIVIVWCGSTERYIETNDAFSTLAKLEEAFDNDDKRIPPSMIYCYAALMEGVPYVNGAPNLTCDVPAIEELAQVNGVAIAGKDFKTGQTLMKTIVAPGLQARALGVEGWFSTNILGNRDGLVLDDPDNFKTKEVSKLSVLEEILDAKKNPELYGNLYHKVRINYYPPHGDNKESWDNIDIFGWMGYKMQIKINFLCRDSILAAPVALDLALFIDLAQRAGMSGIQEWLSFYLKSPQTAPGLPPEHDIFKQLMKLQNTLRHIMGEDLITHLGLDYYQELVDSIQ, encoded by the coding sequence ATGGAAAATCAGGTGAAACAAGCCAACGGAAAATTGGGTATTTTAATTCCGGGCTTGGGTGCAGTCGCTACAACTCTTATCGCAGGTGTGGCGTCTATTAACAAAGGGTTGTCTCAGCCGATTGGGTCTGTATCACAACTTAGTCGCATCCGTTTGGGAAAACGTACTGAGGATAGAAATCCATTGATTAAGGATTTCGTTCCTTTGGCTAAGCTAGAGGATATTGTTTTTGGTGGTTGGGATGTTTACGAGGACAACGTATACGAGGCAGCCTCAAAAGCTCAGGTATTGGAACAAAGTCAATTGGACCAAGTAAAAGATACGCTGGTGGCTATAAAGCCTATGAAAGCGGTCTTTGATAAGGAGTTTGTCAAGAACTTGGATGGTACTCATATTAAGACCGAGTCTACCCGTCGTGAGCTTGCTGATGCTGCCCGTCGTGATATTCGTGAATTTAAAGAGCAAAATGGTCTTGATCGTATCGTAATCGTATGGTGCGGTTCTACAGAAAGATATATTGAAACAAATGATGCTTTCTCTACGTTAGCAAAATTGGAAGAAGCTTTTGACAACGACGACAAGCGTATTCCGCCAAGTATGATCTATTGCTATGCTGCATTGATGGAAGGTGTACCTTATGTAAACGGTGCTCCAAATCTTACTTGTGATGTTCCTGCTATTGAGGAATTGGCACAAGTCAATGGCGTCGCTATTGCTGGCAAGGATTTCAAGACGGGACAAACGTTAATGAAGACGATTGTCGCTCCAGGACTTCAGGCTAGGGCATTGGGTGTAGAGGGATGGTTTTCTACAAATATCCTCGGCAATAGGGATGGATTGGTGCTGGACGATCCAGATAACTTCAAGACTAAGGAGGTGTCAAAATTGTCTGTATTGGAAGAAATCCTGGATGCGAAGAAAAATCCGGAACTATATGGTAATCTTTATCATAAAGTGCGGATTAATTACTACCCTCCACACGGAGATAATAAGGAGTCTTGGGACAATATAGATATCTTTGGATGGATGGGATACAAAATGCAAATTAAGATTAATTTCCTATGTAGGGATTCAATCTTGGCAGCCCCAGTTGCCTTGGATTTGGCTTTGTTTATCGACTTGGCACAGCGTGCAGGTATGTCAGGTATCCAAGAGTGGTTATCTTTCTATTTGAAGTCTCCGCAGACAGCACCAGGATTGCCCCCTGAACATGATATCTTCAAGCAATTGATGAAATTACAAAATACACTTCGCCATATTATGGGAGAAGATTTAATAACGCATTTAGGCTTAGATTACTACCAGGAGCTAGTCGATAGTATTCAATAA
- a CDS encoding methionine ABC transporter ATP-binding protein yields the protein MVELVNISKTFISKGNTTPALQDVSITIPSGQIFGVIGSSGAGKSTLIRCVNLLERPDTGSVIINGQNFIQLSAADLNVKRREIGMIFQHFNLFSSRTVFGNVAFPLELMGMSKEKIQNRVDELLDLVGLSNKAHDYPAKLSGGQKQRVAIARALANNPSLLLCDEATSALDPSTTKSILQLLKSINTQLNLTILLITHEMDVIKTICDRVAVLEHGKLVEEGTVEQIFTDPQHPVTKQFIQSSFQADLPLSLQSQLKTEGSPIVKLYITGDEEQRSIISNLQRTYGVEAKLISAQIEYIGHTSFGLLFMELNGTPQAVANSLSYLQLDYSSFEILGYV from the coding sequence ATGGTAGAGTTAGTCAATATTTCAAAAACATTCATAAGTAAGGGAAATACCACCCCTGCCTTGCAAGATGTTTCTATAACGATTCCTTCTGGTCAGATTTTCGGTGTAATCGGGAGTTCGGGTGCTGGAAAAAGCACCCTAATCCGTTGCGTCAATTTGCTCGAACGACCCGACACAGGAAGCGTGATTATCAATGGTCAAAATTTCATACAGCTTAGCGCTGCTGACCTCAACGTAAAAAGACGTGAGATAGGTATGATATTTCAACATTTCAACCTATTTTCCTCCCGTACAGTCTTCGGCAACGTCGCATTCCCGCTCGAACTGATGGGCATGTCAAAAGAAAAAATACAAAATAGAGTCGACGAGCTATTAGACCTCGTTGGTTTATCAAATAAAGCTCATGACTATCCAGCGAAACTTTCAGGTGGACAGAAACAACGAGTCGCTATCGCAAGGGCATTAGCCAACAACCCTTCTCTTTTATTATGTGATGAAGCGACGAGCGCCTTGGACCCTAGCACCACGAAATCGATCCTTCAACTGCTGAAATCCATCAATACGCAATTAAATCTCACCATTCTATTGATTACACACGAGATGGATGTCATCAAGACAATATGCGATCGCGTAGCTGTACTGGAACACGGTAAACTTGTGGAGGAAGGCACGGTCGAACAGATATTTACAGACCCTCAACACCCTGTAACCAAACAGTTTATCCAATCTTCCTTTCAAGCAGACCTTCCTCTTTCCTTACAAAGCCAGCTTAAGACAGAGGGAAGCCCCATCGTCAAGCTTTACATCACCGGCGACGAAGAGCAACGTTCCATCATATCCAACTTACAGCGGACATACGGTGTGGAGGCCAAACTAATAAGTGCTCAGATAGAATACATAGGCCATACCAGCTTCGGTCTTTTATTCATGGAACTCAATGGAACACCTCAAGCGGTGGCCAATAGCCTAAGCTATTTGCAACTGGATTATTCATCTTTTGAAATTTTAGGATATGTCTGA
- a CDS encoding CDP-alcohol phosphatidyltransferase family protein, with amino-acid sequence MQRETPVYNTPNPPEEGTAFEQSLKSNDTEERIDIWFYRPIGFRIAQVCAKIGITPNAVTIISIFFGVAAGILFYYESLGLNVVGMLLLVFANSLDSADGQLARMTDNKSRFGRILDGFAGDFWFASIHIALCLRLMNEGWSAWIWVPGVLAGISHVFQSAMADYYRNVHLYFIKGKAGSELDNSRDLQAEFDQMTWRKQAFSKFVLNGYLGYTRMQERLSPKLQQLLTLIKGKYVDQLPQGLVTEFRAKNRPLMKYTNIVQFNTRVIFLFLWLFIDQVWLYFFFDMFILNPILIYMVNRQEKVSGYFVDKLKNENSYGE; translated from the coding sequence ATGCAAAGAGAGACACCCGTATACAACACTCCTAATCCACCTGAAGAGGGGACAGCTTTTGAACAATCCCTCAAATCTAATGATACCGAAGAACGAATCGATATCTGGTTTTACAGACCGATTGGTTTTAGAATAGCACAAGTGTGCGCTAAGATAGGAATCACACCAAATGCGGTGACTATCATCAGCATCTTTTTTGGTGTGGCGGCAGGTATTTTATTTTACTATGAGTCCTTGGGACTGAATGTAGTGGGTATGCTGTTGCTGGTATTTGCCAATTCATTGGATTCGGCTGATGGTCAGCTGGCACGGATGACGGATAATAAAAGCCGATTTGGTCGGATTCTGGATGGCTTTGCGGGTGATTTTTGGTTTGCTTCTATCCATATTGCATTGTGTCTTCGCCTAATGAATGAAGGGTGGAGTGCTTGGATATGGGTGCCTGGTGTGTTGGCAGGCATATCACATGTATTCCAATCGGCTATGGCGGATTACTATCGAAATGTACATCTGTATTTTATTAAAGGAAAAGCGGGCAGTGAATTGGATAACAGCCGTGATTTACAGGCTGAATTTGACCAGATGACGTGGAGAAAACAAGCTTTCAGTAAATTTGTCTTAAACGGCTACTTGGGTTACACCCGTATGCAGGAACGCCTCTCTCCGAAGTTACAGCAATTGCTGACGTTGATTAAAGGTAAATATGTAGATCAGCTGCCTCAAGGCTTGGTAACGGAGTTCAGGGCGAAGAATCGTCCATTGATGAAGTACACCAATATTGTGCAATTCAATACACGTGTGATTTTTTTATTTCTGTGGTTGTTTATCGATCAGGTGTGGTTGTACTTTTTCTTTGATATGTTCATATTGAATCCTATTCTTATCTACATGGTGAATAGACAGGAGAAGGTGAGTGGCTATTTTGTGGATAAACTTAAAAACGAGAACTCGTATGGCGAGTAA
- a CDS encoding nucleotidyltransferase family protein — MMNFAIIAAGEGSRLKEEGIDIPKPLLPLNGVPMIGRLIQIFANQGAQQVHVIINSQSPLLEKYLTTEAFDVPIILLIQDTPSSLHSFHALIQANPDWDAVCLTTTDTIFKEADFGKYLQQFNIDQESDAFMGITSFVDDESPLYVEVDQKLQITGFVDRYVSGIEYVSGGIYGLRRNAIAVVNQSVMEGNTRMRNYQRALLSNKLKVKGHVFEKVVDVDHLKDKEMAEAFLLEK; from the coding sequence ATGATGAACTTTGCTATTATAGCTGCTGGAGAAGGATCTCGCCTCAAAGAGGAAGGGATCGATATTCCCAAACCCTTACTACCTTTGAATGGTGTGCCTATGATTGGTCGCTTGATTCAAATCTTTGCAAACCAAGGTGCACAACAGGTTCATGTTATTATCAATAGTCAATCTCCTTTGCTCGAGAAATATCTGACTACTGAAGCTTTTGATGTCCCCATTATCCTCCTCATCCAAGATACCCCGAGTTCATTACACAGTTTTCATGCGTTGATCCAAGCCAACCCCGATTGGGATGCGGTGTGCTTGACGACTACGGATACTATCTTTAAAGAGGCTGATTTTGGGAAATATCTGCAGCAATTCAATATCGATCAGGAATCGGATGCTTTTATGGGGATAACGTCTTTTGTGGATGATGAAAGTCCGCTGTATGTGGAAGTGGATCAGAAATTGCAGATTACCGGTTTTGTGGATCGTTATGTTAGCGGAATTGAGTACGTCTCGGGAGGGATCTATGGCTTGCGCAGGAATGCAATAGCGGTTGTCAACCAATCAGTGATGGAGGGAAATACGCGAATGAGAAATTACCAAAGAGCATTGTTGTCCAATAAACTGAAAGTTAAGGGACATGTTTTTGAAAAAGTGGTCGATGTTGACCATCTTAAGGATAAAGAAATGGCGGAAGCCTTTCTGTTGGAGAAATAA
- the metI gene encoding methionine ABC transporter permease MetI: MSDTIFTLLLQGTIETLIMTFASGFFGFLIGLPTGITLFLTRKGQVMENKGIHHTISILVNIFRSIPFIILIVWMIPFTRQIVGTSIGISAALVPLSIGAAPFIARLVENSLLEIPKGLIEAARAMGATYRHIICKVLLPESLPSLVNNITITLITLVGYSAMGGAVGAGGLGQIGYQYGYIGYDSVIMNAVLILLIIIVFIMQWTGDFLSKKTNHR; encoded by the coding sequence ATGTCTGATACCATCTTTACCCTTCTATTACAAGGTACCATTGAGACCCTAATCATGACATTTGCATCCGGCTTCTTTGGATTCCTCATTGGACTTCCTACAGGAATTACCTTATTCTTGACCAGAAAAGGGCAGGTCATGGAAAATAAGGGCATACATCACACCATCTCTATCCTCGTCAATATTTTCCGTTCCATCCCTTTCATCATCTTGATTGTATGGATGATTCCATTTACACGACAGATAGTCGGCACATCCATCGGTATCTCCGCCGCATTGGTCCCCCTTAGTATCGGAGCCGCTCCATTCATTGCTAGATTAGTAGAAAACAGTCTTTTAGAAATTCCTAAAGGGCTCATCGAAGCAGCAAGAGCCATGGGCGCTACATATAGACACATAATATGCAAGGTATTACTTCCAGAGAGTCTACCTTCATTAGTCAACAATATTACGATTACATTAATTACCTTAGTTGGATATTCAGCAATGGGCGGCGCTGTAGGTGCAGGTGGTCTTGGACAAATTGGATACCAATATGGTTATATTGGCTACGACAGCGTTATCATGAATGCGGTACTCATTCTCCTGATTATAATCGTTTTCATTATGCAATGGACAGGAGACTTTCTCTCCAAAAAAACAAACCATAGGTAA
- a CDS encoding acetoacetate--CoA ligase produces MSDLIWQPRLEYRNDSTIYQFKTYVEQNYSRSFSNYDEFWQWSVDELADFWTSIYCYFDIQSHSPYESVLKTSSQGFIGNEWFKGATINYAEHIFRRHTQERPAVIYKSENAVVKEVSWDDLAFQVQAIQQFLIKKGVRKGDRIAGLLNNTVETLAIFLAVNAIGAIWSCCSTDFGIASVVERFEVIEPKILFADKDYSYNGKVYDKRDAATEIKNHVPSLRDVVLVHGDIWQTIWNEVDTSMPLYFVPVAFDHPIWILYSSGTTGKPKAITHSSGGNLIEHFKAMALHQNVQTGDRFMWYSTTGWMMWNYALASLLVGATLCIYDGSPVFPERTSMWKFAAEQKINHIGAGATYFTSCHDLDLKILSMDLKTIGSTGSPLPPDTSRWLQHQFVDTQIVSLSGGTDVCSAFLSGNALLPVYAGEIQCRTLGAKVVAYNEAGVAVYDEVGELVIEEPMPSMPLYFWKDEDNRKYQESYFEKYPGVWCHGDWIRITSHNNGVIIYGRSDATLNRGGVRIGTAEVYNVLSTFEEIEDSLVICIDGKDGSAVMPLYIKMKAGVKLDDVLRVEIKQRLRSTYSPRHVPDQIVEVPDIPYTMSGKKLEIPVKKIMMGIPIARAVSIDVVKNPAALDFWLMADKQFS; encoded by the coding sequence ATGAGTGATTTAATTTGGCAACCTCGACTGGAATATCGAAACGACTCTACTATCTATCAGTTTAAAACGTATGTAGAGCAAAATTATAGCCGTTCTTTTAGCAATTATGATGAATTTTGGCAATGGTCAGTTGATGAGTTAGCTGATTTTTGGACATCTATTTATTGCTATTTTGACATCCAATCGCACTCACCTTATGAGTCTGTTTTGAAGACTTCGTCACAGGGATTTATTGGCAATGAGTGGTTCAAGGGGGCGACTATCAACTATGCCGAACATATCTTTCGTCGTCATACACAGGAGCGACCAGCTGTCATCTATAAATCCGAAAACGCAGTAGTCAAAGAAGTTTCATGGGATGATTTGGCTTTTCAGGTACAGGCCATTCAACAATTTTTGATAAAAAAAGGAGTTCGGAAGGGCGATCGTATAGCTGGATTGCTAAACAATACAGTTGAAACCCTTGCTATCTTTTTGGCTGTTAATGCGATAGGTGCGATTTGGTCTTGCTGTTCTACAGACTTCGGAATTGCGAGTGTCGTGGAGCGATTTGAGGTCATTGAACCTAAGATTCTTTTTGCAGATAAGGACTATTCGTACAATGGAAAGGTATATGATAAGCGAGATGCTGCAACCGAAATCAAGAATCATGTACCTTCGCTTCGTGATGTTGTATTGGTGCACGGGGATATTTGGCAGACTATATGGAACGAGGTAGATACCAGTATGCCGTTGTATTTTGTGCCGGTGGCATTTGATCATCCGATTTGGATTTTGTATTCGTCGGGTACCACTGGTAAGCCAAAAGCCATTACCCATAGTTCGGGCGGAAATTTGATTGAACATTTCAAAGCGATGGCACTTCATCAGAATGTTCAGACAGGAGATCGATTTATGTGGTATTCTACTACAGGTTGGATGATGTGGAACTATGCGCTAGCCTCTTTATTGGTGGGTGCTACCTTATGTATATATGATGGGTCGCCTGTATTTCCTGAACGGACTTCTATGTGGAAATTTGCTGCTGAGCAGAAGATCAATCATATAGGGGCCGGAGCTACTTATTTCACTTCTTGTCATGATTTGGATTTGAAGATACTGTCTATGGACTTGAAGACTATAGGGTCGACAGGTTCGCCGCTACCTCCAGATACCTCTAGATGGCTTCAGCATCAGTTCGTGGATACTCAAATTGTGTCATTGAGTGGTGGGACGGATGTGTGCAGTGCTTTTTTATCGGGTAATGCGCTTTTACCTGTGTATGCTGGGGAGATACAATGTCGAACGTTAGGAGCTAAGGTGGTTGCATACAATGAGGCTGGAGTTGCTGTGTATGATGAAGTCGGTGAGTTGGTTATCGAAGAGCCTATGCCTTCGATGCCTTTATATTTCTGGAAAGATGAGGACAATCGCAAATATCAGGAGAGCTATTTTGAAAAATACCCAGGAGTATGGTGTCATGGTGATTGGATAAGGATTACATCGCATAATAATGGTGTTATCATATACGGACGATCGGATGCAACATTAAATAGGGGTGGGGTACGGATAGGTACAGCTGAGGTCTATAACGTGCTGAGTACCTTTGAGGAAATAGAGGATAGTCTTGTTATTTGTATAGATGGCAAGGATGGAAGTGCTGTAATGCCGCTGTACATAAAAATGAAAGCGGGTGTTAAGTTGGATGACGTGCTTCGTGTCGAAATCAAACAACGATTGCGTTCTACGTATAGTCCTAGACATGTGCCTGACCAAATTGTTGAAGTCCCTGATATCCCGTATACGATGAGTGGAAAGAAATTAGAGATTCCTGTAAAGAAGATTATGATGGGGATCCCTATAGCGCGCGCTGTCAGTATAGATGTCGTTAAAAATCCGGCTGCTTTGGATTTTTGGTTGATGGCGGATAAGCAATTTTCCTAA
- a CDS encoding MetQ/NlpA family ABC transporter substrate-binding protein yields the protein MIKSLSTILSLSLLFCTFSSCNSSNKQDSKVIKVGIVSGPEKEIAEEAAKIAKEQYDVDVELITFNDYVVPNEALNQGDIDANAFQHQPYLNEQSKQRGYTLTPVGKTFVYPIVAYSKKIKHIDELKAGQTIVIPNDPTNGGRALLLLQKQGLITLKENAGGLPRVTDITSNPKQVKFLELEAPQLPRVLDDKEVYVAVINNTFAAQAGLDPEVDGLFSEDKDSPYVNLIVTREDNKDDERIKKFVEAYHSPEVEAVAKKVFKGHAIKGW from the coding sequence ATGATCAAATCACTATCAACAATACTTTCTCTCTCACTACTTTTCTGCACCTTTTCAAGCTGCAATAGCAGCAACAAACAAGACAGTAAGGTAATTAAGGTTGGAATAGTTTCAGGCCCCGAGAAGGAAATTGCAGAAGAAGCTGCAAAAATAGCGAAGGAGCAATATGATGTCGATGTAGAATTAATTACTTTCAATGACTATGTGGTGCCCAATGAAGCATTAAATCAAGGAGATATCGACGCCAATGCCTTTCAACATCAACCTTATCTGAATGAGCAATCCAAGCAAAGAGGTTACACCTTGACACCTGTGGGTAAGACATTTGTATACCCAATCGTCGCATACTCTAAAAAAATAAAGCATATCGACGAACTAAAAGCAGGACAGACCATTGTCATTCCCAACGATCCAACCAATGGCGGACGGGCCCTACTCCTACTTCAAAAACAAGGCCTTATCACCCTGAAAGAAAACGCCGGTGGATTACCCCGTGTGACGGACATCACATCCAATCCCAAACAGGTCAAATTCTTAGAGTTAGAAGCCCCTCAACTTCCTCGTGTACTAGATGATAAAGAAGTGTATGTAGCCGTCATCAACAATACCTTTGCTGCCCAAGCAGGATTAGACCCAGAGGTTGATGGCCTATTTTCAGAAGATAAAGATTCTCCATATGTCAATCTAATCGTGACGAGAGAAGACAATAAGGATGATGAGCGCATTAAAAAATTCGTAGAGGCTTATCATTCACCAGAAGTAGAAGCCGTTGCCAAAAAAGTATTCAAAGGACACGCCATTAAAGGTTGGTAA